In Necator americanus strain Aroian chromosome IV, whole genome shotgun sequence, the following proteins share a genomic window:
- a CDS encoding hypothetical protein (NECATOR_CHRIV.G15847.T1), which produces MQVSSPTCSMSKCVFKLFYHGVYNFYRSVTCNICESPTTAMTTTMKMDPTTSTTQSTTQAVTTTTTTQSTTQAVTTTKAAERTSTTSAATTLQTTMPMSHTETTLKTVESTKPSTMDSQRTSRASTAETSERATSTAPLTMTSTRPTSMAPTTISQLRTTLHDATETTSARSATATSTTTLSPASMNSPGETTKSTTKLASESTDGNKETSTKPCCTFTAETTSSTEEKSTSKVLYTTGTDATSTLKTSTKALTTEESTSVGSSVEIGTTPSTDKKSTSKVLYTTGADGSSTLQISAATEKNTSVEASTHETMMKSSTVSSKTSIVSTKHATSDLVSADETSRSTAHSKSRESSITTKQTVERTSEETLLTTGPGNATTADGTSLSATSHVSITEETPTVPPTTSYAKDSSTKQSEETALSDYAVSENSSPTTIIIHSSTVNQHSTLVQTPTQGYTETLSYYSVRSSDPFLYSTEGIDKSWSSTDATTPADIATSPDHTEGQSEKTVISTTSIHKLVNGTSVQPTVVASSSDFETSESLSRFGSSTDILQSETKRTLPATSGVSPSQATFSQSVSNLQVNLFLKATYVEIDDVGVFRGKHKAHSSVKEEFATSVTPEATFTSSDTPVEDGTSAGRSEEKTSLIVTPEAKVTSSDTLVEDGTSAGRSEEKTPLTEETLSEKAATLLSLPSESTTVEPPTSLKEEFATSGTPEASAASSDTPIEGRTSTGTLEKRTSLTEETLSTDAEAETTRLASVSSTVEPPTSVEEEFRTSVTPEAEVPSSVSPVKDKISTGRTEEKTSLIVTPERTVTSSDTLVEDGTSAGRSEEKTSLTKKTLMDAGTKTAKSVSVSRILERKVTPTSVREDFSTFATSEADVTSSVTPVENRISTGKSEEKTSLTLFADAGPKTRFASPSVSSTAEEGSDCGNLWWTINKEREDATGYVLSKEGLEKGNYEICAGFVETSTCGYVHVGDSLSVGIDGFVGNITQPIDEKLTLTVTSNTENPVEYSWKCRIYGSEEFSENIQSSNCFHQESVASIDWVSGSINFHKASNFFVSTGVYEMEVALRDTVSGNEVKMNIFINLFSPSTTHTSAIEGGTRSSVQEADHVNVTTPTARSRQTATKSSGQTFTSRTKIRTDPTGFTLSLLERANLSQSLQNVMNQLESTTLADNPSGNELVDLLSSLKPAELAPIVNALLNGGVMINENMTTSQLIEELKQHMNVTNEALAEASHIFLGN; this is translated from the exons aTGCAAGTTTCATCTCCTACGTGTTCAATGTCAAAGTGTGTTTTCAAGTTGTTCTATCATGGAGTTTACAATTTTTATCGTTCAGTGACGTGCAACATATGCGAGTCACCAACAACTGCAATGACGACCACCATGAAGATGGATCCTACCACGTCGACTACACAAAGTACTACGCAAGCGGTTACTACTACGACGACTACGCAGAGTACTACGCAAGCTGTTACTACCACGAAAGCTGCAGAAAGAACGTCAACGACTTCTGCCGCAACAACTTTACAAACCACTATGCCCATGTCACATACAGAGACTACTTTGAAAACTGTGGAGTCCACCAAGCCTAGCACGATGGACTCCCAACGTACGTCCAGAGCATCAACAGCAGAAACTTCAGAGAGAGCTACGTCCACGGCTCCTCTAACGATGACCTCAACAAGACCTACATCCATGGCTCCCACCACTATTTCGCAGCTCAGAACCACCCTGCATGATGCAACTGAAACTACATCAGCTCGGTCTGCTACCGCTACTAGCACGACTACTCTGTCACCAGCTTCGATGAATTCGCCAGGTGAAACCACCAAGTCAACTACGAAACTTGCATCTGAATCAACGGATGGAAACAAAGAGACCTCAACAAAGCCATGCTGTACCTTTACAG CAGAGACGACTTCATCAACGGAAGAGAAGTCAACGAGCAAAGTTCTGTATACAACGGGAACAGATGCTACATCAACCCTGAAAACCTCGACCAAAGCACTCACAACAGAGGAGAGTACATCTGTAG GATCATCTGTTGAAATTGGAACGACTCCATCAACGGATAAGAAGTCAACGAGCAAAGTTTTGTATACAACAGGAGCAGATGGCTCATCAACGTTGCAAATCTCGGCTGCAACAGAGAAGAATACATCTGTAG AAGCTTCAACGCACGAAACAATGATGAAGTCATCAACGGTATCTTCAAAAACTAGCATCGTATCGACTAAACATGCCACATCTGATCTTGTCTCTGCAGATGAAACTTCAAGGTCGACTGCGCATTCGAAGAGTCGAGAAAGCAGCATCACAACAAAAC AAACTGTCGAAAGGACTTCTGAAGAAACGTTGCTAACCACCGGTCCTGGGAACGCTACAACTGCTGATGGCACTTCACTGTCTGCGACATCCCATGTTTCGATTACCGAGGAAACCCCAACTGTTCCACCAACAACCTCCTATGCGAAGGATTCTTCTACGAAGCAAAGCGAAGAGACAGCGCTATCAGACTATGCGgtttcagaaaattcaagtCCGACTACCATAATAATTCACTCATCCACAGTGAATCAGCACTCCACATTAGTCCAAACGCCCACCCAGGGCTATACTGAGACGCTCAGCTATTATTCTGTACGATCATCGGATCCATTTCTTTACAGCACCGAAGGTATTGACAAATCGTGGAGCTCAACCGATGCGACGACTCCTGCAGACATCGCAACTTCACCAGATCACACAGAAGGTCAAAGCGAGAAAACTGTAATCTCTACGACCTCAATCCATAAACTGGTCAATGGAACATCAGTTCAACCAACGGTGGTTGCCTCGTCCTCTGACTTTGAGACTTCTGAAAGTTTGAGTCGTTTTGGAAGCAGTACGGATATACTGCAAAGCGAAACAAAACGCACTCTGCCCGCCACTTCCGGCGTATCTCCGTCGCAAGCTACCTTCAGCCAATCAGTGAGCAACTTACAAGTTAATCtgtttttaaaggcaacatatgtcgaaattgacgatgttggggtatTTCGTGGAAAACATAAG GCGCATTCTTCTGTCAAAGAGGAATTCGCTACATCTGTTACTCCGGAAGCAACGTTTACCTCCTCAG ATACACCGGTCGAAGACGGAACCTCTGCTGGAAGATCTGAAgagaagacatcattgattGTTACTCCGGAAGCAAAGGTTACCTCCTCAG ATACACTGGTCGAAGACGGAACCTCTGCTGGAAGATCTGAAGAGAAGACACCATTGACAGAGGAGACGTTGTCGGAGAAAGCAGCAacacttctttctcttccttctgaGTCAACCACAGTTGAG CCGCCTACTTCTCTCAAGGAAGAATTCGCTACATCTGGTACTCCGGAAGCAAGTGCTGCCTCTTCAG ATACACCAATCGAAGGCCGAACCTCTACTGGAACATTGGAAAAGAGGACATCATTGACAGAAGAGACGTTGTCCACGGACGCTGAAGCAGAGACAACAAGACTCGCCTCTGTCTCAAGTACGGTTGAG CCGCCTACTTCTGTCGAAGAGGAATTCCGCACGTCTGTTACTCCAGAAGCAGAGGTTCCCTCTTCAG TTTCACCGGTCAAAGACAAAATTTCTACTGGAAGGACTGAAgagaagacatcattgatcgTTACTCCGGAAAGAACGGTTACCTCCTCAG ATACACTGGTCGAAGACGGAACCTCTGCTGGAAGATCTGAAGAGAAGACATCGTTGACAAAGAAGACGTTGATGGACGCCGGAACAAAGACAGCAAAATCCGTTTCTGTGTCGAGGATACTTGAG cggAAGGTTACGCCTACATCTGTCAGAGAGGACTTCTCCACATTCGCTACCTCGGAGGCAGATGTTACCTCATCAG TTACACCGGTCGAAAATCGAATCTCCACTGGAAAATCTGAAGAGAAGACGTCATTGACGTTATTCGCTGACGCTGGACCAAAGACGAGATTCGCTTCTCCCTCTGTTTCGAGTACGGCCGAG GAAGGCAGTGACTGCGGTAACTTGTGGTGGACGATCAACAAAGAACGAGAGGATGCAACCGGATATGTGCTATCGAAAGAAGGCCTGGAGAAAGGCAACTATGAAATCTGCGCTGGCTTTG tagaaACGTCCACTTGCGGTTACGTGCACGTCGGAGATTCGTTATCTGTTGGGATTGATGGATTTGTAGGAAATATCACTCAACCAATAGATGAAAAGCTAACGTTAACTGTTACATCTAATACTGAAAATCCAGTG GAGTATTCATGGAAGTGTCGTATTTATGGTTCTGAAGAATTCTCTGAAAACATACAATCTTCTAATTGCTTCCATCAAG aaagcGTCGCCAGTATAGACTGGGTCTCCGGCAGTATCAATTTCCACAAagcttcgaatttttttgtttccacagGGGTATACGAAATGGAAGTAGCACTCCGAGATACTGTATCCGGcaatgaagtgaaaatgaaCATATTCATCAATCTCTTCTCTCCGTCAACCACCCACACCTCTGCGATAGAAGGCGGCA CGCGCTCATCTGTCCAGGAAGCTGATCACGTCAACGTTACCACTCCCACAGCAAGGTCTCGTCAAACTGCCACGAAGTCATCTGGCCAAACCTTCACCTCACGTACAAAGATTCGAACA GATCCAACGGGATTCACCCTCTCTCTGCTGGAGCGAGCAAATTTGTCGCAATCATTACAAAACGTTATGAATCAGCTTGAATCAACCACATTAGCAGATAACCCATCAGGAAACGAACTAGTGGATCTACTAAGCAGCTTGAAG CCGGCTGAGCTTGCTCCCATTGTGAACGCGTTGCTTAATGGAGGCGTAATG ataaatgAGAACATGACAACTAGCCAGCTAATCGAGGAACTGAAACAGCATATGAATGTGACCAATGAAGCCCTTGCCGAGGCAAGTCACATATTTCTGGGCAACTAA
- a CDS encoding hypothetical protein (NECATOR_CHRIV.G15848.T1) → MTDENGVPENSEDESAAYVENGALPVGTSELEQEIKELERLLRIEREERRRIQAEAQDEMERELHSVEERWMERTRNTIKERDSLLQKMQQLEEQVDSLRADLNRAVAYRLEVEESRNRMKSQLESVQRDYEETMAERSSVLEENTRMSEERDRLRQTVHALSRTLNELRGRAHNDDELQNISNRLEHTRRLLQLNMEETASANEKRTEALEKVEKLRMECTRLAEERDAAIREARAADAERDDLLHRLRELECEKEPITDLWNTHTIEVALPYPKPNLGIVLSGGRTEDRCAIPAPIYVKDVLIGSPLENMLKRLDHILMVNDIDVMDMDQRSVIDILKNSHHLKMLIRRRANASSIHEITFSSNQDIGIELGNGVFVNAVDSGGVASRVGVEPGHRIVHVNNVPVYDAKHAEQLIRFGSGQVVVGLLDGKKRPDPFSKDQSKQKVTLFSKIFGRQSGDKSRVVAKANIGNASGEPVFFRQGSLRIPNQQHVSPELVRYGSLRAPQGSAEHAKIVEQLDHFLNKNHGLRSSVICEATGSTWPKSVPFLEEQSIPIRRRLHRPSVFPVFAPQNHHGNPRLTRQPSEVSSTRCGCSSQSSAWSPRSTRESFPSDGRLPDGRTLKSPAPTTTSFTHTHRVSAYSPALPQPPPYPGPREESISSLISSTNSIPHPSTSSVHLAYHNHANNSPSGTLLSESSDKVRRVCLSKEGNEFGLGLENSDRGVVISNVPGRANGLVRRGDRLLDVGGINMRSADKEAANKVLNQFGVSQDEVTLLVSGSANPRWVTVPRKCVRLCGGNAMGILSDAAAGELQEGDLILEIDGYNVRGATLEEATEALLESLSEMAELHVEDGGDRLNRLRLGADGDSFYVRINVDRNSENKDELDIKAGEIVFVDNTMFMGQRGKWRAWKVDREGRQRENGIIPSATQMERSDIKGKKAKNRMTLTRPIYERVEKVSSSKRRPVVLFGPLLTPIIQTLLDDSSRFSHCVPECRALQSMEVERLLASCELIEAKRRETLYDVITAPAIHHFAELGVHCIVDVSPSGIQRLHTLRIYPIVIRVKFKSPKQIKDVKEDFCGEKITTKQAKDLMDKNLAVEKELEAMNCSASVVIVTSQGPARGVVKQVCQQIVTLIEHEQKKTIWMTTPQ, encoded by the exons ATGACCGACGAAAATGGCGTCCCAGAAAATTCCGAGGACGAATCGGCTGCTTATGTGGAGAACGGAGCGCTGCCAGTGGGAACGTCGGAGTTGGAGCAGGAGATCAAAGAGTTAGAGAGGTTGCTACGAATAGAGCGGGAGGAACGGCGGAGGATTCAGGCTGAGGCGCAG GATGAAATGGAGCGAGAGCTGCACTCAGTGGAAGAACGTTGGATGGAGCGGACACGTAACACCATCAAAGAGCGGGATTctcttttacaaaaaatgcaaCAGCTCGAAGAACAAGTAGATTCGCTCCGCGCAGATCTGAACAG GGCGGTTGCCTATCGGCTCGAAGTGGAAGAGTCCAGAAATCGAATGAAAAGTCAGTTGGAAAGTGTGCAACGGGACTACGAAGAAACGATGGCGGAAAGGAGCAGTGTGCTGGAGGAGAACACCAGAATGAGCGAGGAACGAGATCGACTTCGACAGACAGTGCACGCTTTGTCGCGGACGCTTAACGAACTCAGAGGCAGAGCG CACAACGACGACGAGCTGCAGAACATTTCAAACCGCCTCGAGCACACAAGACGACTTCTACAGT TGAACATGGAGGAGACAGCTTCAGCAAACGAGAAGCGGACGGAAGCCTTGGAAAAGGTGGAGAAGCTGAGAATGGAATGCACAAGATTGGCCGAGGAGCGGGACGCGGCTATCAGAGAGGCTAGAGCTGCAGATGCTGAACGGGACGACCTCCTGCATCGGTTGAGAGAACTCGAATGCGAGAAAGAGCCTATCACCGACCTCTGGAACACTCACACCATCGAAGTGGCGTTG CCCTATCCGAAACCTAACTTGGGAATTGTGCTCAGTGGTGGACGAACGGAGGATCGGTGCGCCATACCTGCTCCCATTTACGTCAAGGACGTACTAATCGGCTCACCGCTGGAAAACATGCTGAA ACGTCTCGATCACATTCTCATGGTTAATGATATCGATGTAATGGATATGGATCAACGCAGCGTGATCGACATCCTAAAGAACAGCCATCATCTCAAGATGCTGATCAGAAGAAGAGCAAACGCTTCCAGTATTCATGAGATCACATTCAGTTCTAACCAAG ATATTGGAATCGAACTGGGCAACGGTGTCTTTGTAAACGCCGTTGACTCGGGCGGAGTTGCAAGTCGAGTTGGGGTGGAACCTGGCCACCGTATCGTGCACGTGAACAACGTGCCCGTCTACGACGCTAAGCACGCAGAGCAGCTCATCAGAT TTGGGAGTGGTCAGGTTGTCGTTGGTCTCCTCGAtggaaaaaaacgacccgatCCTTTTTCGAAAGATCAATCTAAGCAGAAAGTGACACTTTTCTCGAAG atatttGGACGTCAATCAGGAGATAAGTCACGAGTGGTCGCTAAGGCCAACATAGGAAATGCGTCTGGTgagccagttttttttcgccagGGCTCTTTAAGAATTCCTAACCAGCAACATGTCTCACCAGAACTTGTCAGATATGGATCTCTAAG ggCTCCACAAGGAAGCGCTGAACATGCAAAGATTGTCGAGCAACTCGACCATTTCTTGAACAAGAATCATGGATT GAGATCTTCTGTGATTTGTGAAGCCACGGGAAGTACATGGCCGAAGTCTGTGCCTTTCCTGGAGGAGCAATCTATTCCTATTCGACGACGACTTCATCGTCCTTCGGTGTTTCCAGTTTTTGCCCCTCAAAACCATCATGGAAACCCAAG ACTGACCAGGCAACCGTCCGAGGTGTCGTCGACTCGCTGCGGCTGCTCATCGCAGTCATCGGCTTGGTCACCTCGTTCCACACGAGAATCCTTTCCATCAGATGGACGTTTACCGGATGGAAGAACTTTAAAATCCCCGGCTCCTACAACTACATCTTTTACTCACACGCACCGAGTGTCGGCGTATAG CCCGGCTCTCCCTCAGCCTCCTCCATACCCGGGTCCCAGAGAAGAATCCATATCCTCTTTAATATCTTCAACTAATTCAATCCCACATCCAAGCACAAGCTCGGTTCACCTCGCCTATCACAATCATGCGAACAATT CTCCATCAGGGACGCTGCTTTCGGAGTCTTCCGATAAGGTGCGCCGTGTGTGTCTCAGCAAAGAAGGCAATGAGTTCGGTCTCGGCTTGGAAAATTCGGACAGAGGTGTCGTGATATCAAACGTGCCGGGAAGAGCGAATGGTTTGGTGAGAAGAGGAGACCGACTGCTCGAT gTTGGTGGTATCAACATGAGATCTGCTGATAAAGAAGCCGCGAATAAAGTTCTCAATCAGTTTGGCGTCAGTCAGGATGAG GTTACACTGCTCGTAAGTGGTTCGGCAAATCCGCGCTGGGTGACGGTGCCAAGAAAATGCGTGAGGCTTTGCGGAGGAAATGCAATGGGAATCTTGTCGGATGCTGCAGCCGGAGAACTGCAG GAAGGTGATCTGATACTAGAAATCGATGGATACAATGTACGCGGAGCAACACTAGAAGAAGCGACTGAAGCGCTTCTTGAAAGTTTGTCCGAGATGGCTGAGCTTCACGTTGAGGACG GAGGAGACCGCCTGAATCGGTTACGTCTTGGTGCTGACGGAGACTCGTTCTATGTTAGGATCAATGTTGATCGGAACAGCGAGAACAAGGATGAGCTGGACATCAAAGCG GGTGAAATAGTGTTCGTTGATAACACAATGTTTATGGGACAACGCGGAAAGTGGAGAGCCTGGAAGGTGGACCGAGAAGGACGACAGCGCGAAAACGGCATCATACCTTCTGCAACCCAAATGGAGCGAAGTGATATCAAAGGAAAGAAGGCAAAG AATCGCATGACTCTAACGCGGCCGATTTATGAGCGCGTAGAGAAAGTGTCTTCTTCAAAACGAAGGCCTGTCGTACTTTTCGGCCCACTTCTCACTCCCATTATACAGACGCTTCTGGATGATTCCAGCAG gTTCTCTCATTGCGTGCCAGAATGCCGTGCTCTGCAATCGATGGAAGTTGAACGACTTCTCGCAAGTTGCGAACTTATCGAAGCCAAGAGACGAGAAACTTTGTATGACGTCATCACCGCTCCAGCGATTCACCATTTCGCCGAGTTGGG TGTACATTGTATCGTAGACGTCTCACCCAGTGGAATTCAACGTCTCCATACTCTTCGTATTTATCCTATAGTTATTCGTGTCAAGTTCAAATCACCAAAACAGATTAAGGACGTCAAGGAGGACTTTTGCggagaaaaaatcacaacGAAACAAGCAAAGGATCTCATGGATAAG aacttAGCCGTTGAGAAGGAACTGGAGGCAATGAACTGCTCCGCCTCCGTTGTGATTGTGACATCGCAAGGCCCCGCTAGAGGAGTAGTGAAGCAGGTTTGTCAACAG ATTGTGACACTGATAGAGCATGAACAAAAGAAGACGATATGGATGACAACACCACAATAG
- a CDS encoding hypothetical protein (NECATOR_CHRIV.G15847.T2) → MHIVKDHYAQMAAYDVTYALLTCNICESPTTAMTTTMKMDPTTSTTQSTTQAVTTTTTTQSTTQAVTTTKAAERTSTTSAATTLQTTMPMSHTETTLKTVESTKPSTMDSQRTSRASTAETSERATSTAPLTMTSTRPTSMAPTTISQLRTTLHDATETTSARSATATSTTTLSPASMNSPGETTKSTTKLASESTDGNKETSTKPCCTFTAETTSSTEEKSTSKVLYTTGTDATSTLKTSTKALTTEESTSVGSSVEIGTTPSTDKKSTSKVLYTTGADGSSTLQISAATEKNTSVDLDQNRGEYTCRSFNARNNDEVINDETSRSTAHSKSRESSITTKQTVERTSEETLLTTGPGNATTADGTSLSATSHVSITEETPTVPPTTSYAKDSSTKQSEETALSDYAVSENSSPTTIIIHSSTVNQHSTLVQTPTQGYTETLSYYSVRSSDPFLYSTEGIDKSWSSTDATTPADIATSPDHTEGQSEKTVISTTSIHKLVNGTSVQPTVVASSSDFETSESLSRFGSSTDILQSETKRTLPATSGVSPSQATFSQSAHSSVKEEFATSVTPEATFTSSDTPVEDGTSAGRSEEKTSLIVTPEAKVTSSDTLVEDGTSAGRSEEKTPLTEETLSEKAATLLSLPSESTTVEPPTSLKEEFATSGTPEASAASSDTPIEGRTSTGTLEKRTSLTEETLSTDAEAETTRLASVSSTVEPPTSVEEEFRTSVTPEAEVPSSVSPVKDKISTGRTEEKTSLIVTPERTVTSSDTLVEDGTSAGRSEEKTSLTKKTLMDAGTKTAKSVSVSRILERKVTPTSVREDFSTFATSEADVTSSVTPVENRISTGKSEEKTSLTLFADAGPKTRFASPSVSSTAETCSLKSLSLNISLDAASPLNLQQPASLTVAATAIEGSDCGNLWWTINKEREDATGYVLSKEGLEKGNYEICAGFVETSTCGYVHVGDSLSVGIDGFVGNITQPIDEKLTLTVTSNTENPVEYSWKCRIYGSEEFSENIQSSNCFHQESVASIDWVSGSINFHKASNFFVSTGVYEMEVALRDTVSGNEVKMNIFINLFSPSTTHTSAIEGGTRSSVQEADHVNVTTPTARSRQTATKSSGQTFTSRTKIRTDPTGFTLSLLERANLSQSLQNVMNQLESTTLADNPSGNELVDLLSSLKPAELAPIVNALLNGGVMINENMTTSQLIEELKQHMNVTNEALAEASHIFLGN, encoded by the exons ATGCATATAGTCAAGGATCATTATGCCCAGATGGCAGCCTA TGACGTAACTTATGCATTAC TGACGTGCAACATATGCGAGTCACCAACAACTGCAATGACGACCACCATGAAGATGGATCCTACCACGTCGACTACACAAAGTACTACGCAAGCGGTTACTACTACGACGACTACGCAGAGTACTACGCAAGCTGTTACTACCACGAAAGCTGCAGAAAGAACGTCAACGACTTCTGCCGCAACAACTTTACAAACCACTATGCCCATGTCACATACAGAGACTACTTTGAAAACTGTGGAGTCCACCAAGCCTAGCACGATGGACTCCCAACGTACGTCCAGAGCATCAACAGCAGAAACTTCAGAGAGAGCTACGTCCACGGCTCCTCTAACGATGACCTCAACAAGACCTACATCCATGGCTCCCACCACTATTTCGCAGCTCAGAACCACCCTGCATGATGCAACTGAAACTACATCAGCTCGGTCTGCTACCGCTACTAGCACGACTACTCTGTCACCAGCTTCGATGAATTCGCCAGGTGAAACCACCAAGTCAACTACGAAACTTGCATCTGAATCAACGGATGGAAACAAAGAGACCTCAACAAAGCCATGCTGTACCTTTACAG CAGAGACGACTTCATCAACGGAAGAGAAGTCAACGAGCAAAGTTCTGTATACAACGGGAACAGATGCTACATCAACCCTGAAAACCTCGACCAAAGCACTCACAACAGAGGAGAGTACATCTGTAG GATCATCTGTTGAAATTGGAACGACTCCATCAACGGATAAGAAGTCAACGAGCAAAGTTTTGTATACAACAGGAGCAGATGGCTCATCAACGTTGCAAATCTCGGCTGCAACAGAGAAGAATACATCTGTAG ATCTCGATCAAAACAGAGGAGAATACACCTGTAG AAGCTTCAACGCACGAAACAATGATGAAGTCATCAACG ATGAAACTTCAAGGTCGACTGCGCATTCGAAGAGTCGAGAAAGCAGCATCACAACAAAAC AAACTGTCGAAAGGACTTCTGAAGAAACGTTGCTAACCACCGGTCCTGGGAACGCTACAACTGCTGATGGCACTTCACTGTCTGCGACATCCCATGTTTCGATTACCGAGGAAACCCCAACTGTTCCACCAACAACCTCCTATGCGAAGGATTCTTCTACGAAGCAAAGCGAAGAGACAGCGCTATCAGACTATGCGgtttcagaaaattcaagtCCGACTACCATAATAATTCACTCATCCACAGTGAATCAGCACTCCACATTAGTCCAAACGCCCACCCAGGGCTATACTGAGACGCTCAGCTATTATTCTGTACGATCATCGGATCCATTTCTTTACAGCACCGAAGGTATTGACAAATCGTGGAGCTCAACCGATGCGACGACTCCTGCAGACATCGCAACTTCACCAGATCACACAGAAGGTCAAAGCGAGAAAACTGTAATCTCTACGACCTCAATCCATAAACTGGTCAATGGAACATCAGTTCAACCAACGGTGGTTGCCTCGTCCTCTGACTTTGAGACTTCTGAAAGTTTGAGTCGTTTTGGAAGCAGTACGGATATACTGCAAAGCGAAACAAAACGCACTCTGCCCGCCACTTCCGGCGTATCTCCGTCGCAAGCTACCTTCAGCCAATCA GCGCATTCTTCTGTCAAAGAGGAATTCGCTACATCTGTTACTCCGGAAGCAACGTTTACCTCCTCAG ATACACCGGTCGAAGACGGAACCTCTGCTGGAAGATCTGAAgagaagacatcattgattGTTACTCCGGAAGCAAAGGTTACCTCCTCAG ATACACTGGTCGAAGACGGAACCTCTGCTGGAAGATCTGAAGAGAAGACACCATTGACAGAGGAGACGTTGTCGGAGAAAGCAGCAacacttctttctcttccttctgaGTCAACCACAGTTGAG CCGCCTACTTCTCTCAAGGAAGAATTCGCTACATCTGGTACTCCGGAAGCAAGTGCTGCCTCTTCAG ATACACCAATCGAAGGCCGAACCTCTACTGGAACATTGGAAAAGAGGACATCATTGACAGAAGAGACGTTGTCCACGGACGCTGAAGCAGAGACAACAAGACTCGCCTCTGTCTCAAGTACGGTTGAG CCGCCTACTTCTGTCGAAGAGGAATTCCGCACGTCTGTTACTCCAGAAGCAGAGGTTCCCTCTTCAG TTTCACCGGTCAAAGACAAAATTTCTACTGGAAGGACTGAAgagaagacatcattgatcgTTACTCCGGAAAGAACGGTTACCTCCTCAG ATACACTGGTCGAAGACGGAACCTCTGCTGGAAGATCTGAAGAGAAGACATCGTTGACAAAGAAGACGTTGATGGACGCCGGAACAAAGACAGCAAAATCCGTTTCTGTGTCGAGGATACTTGAG cggAAGGTTACGCCTACATCTGTCAGAGAGGACTTCTCCACATTCGCTACCTCGGAGGCAGATGTTACCTCATCAG TTACACCGGTCGAAAATCGAATCTCCACTGGAAAATCTGAAGAGAAGACGTCATTGACGTTATTCGCTGACGCTGGACCAAAGACGAGATTCGCTTCTCCCTCTGTTTCGAGTACGGCCGAG ACCTGCTCGCTGAAATCATTGTCGCTTAACATCTCGTTGGACGCTGCATCTCCTCTAAACCTTCAACAGCCTGCCTCCCTCACTGTGGCAGCAACAGCGATT GAAGGCAGTGACTGCGGTAACTTGTGGTGGACGATCAACAAAGAACGAGAGGATGCAACCGGATATGTGCTATCGAAAGAAGGCCTGGAGAAAGGCAACTATGAAATCTGCGCTGGCTTTG tagaaACGTCCACTTGCGGTTACGTGCACGTCGGAGATTCGTTATCTGTTGGGATTGATGGATTTGTAGGAAATATCACTCAACCAATAGATGAAAAGCTAACGTTAACTGTTACATCTAATACTGAAAATCCAGTG GAGTATTCATGGAAGTGTCGTATTTATGGTTCTGAAGAATTCTCTGAAAACATACAATCTTCTAATTGCTTCCATCAAG aaagcGTCGCCAGTATAGACTGGGTCTCCGGCAGTATCAATTTCCACAAagcttcgaatttttttgtttccacagGGGTATACGAAATGGAAGTAGCACTCCGAGATACTGTATCCGGcaatgaagtgaaaatgaaCATATTCATCAATCTCTTCTCTCCGTCAACCACCCACACCTCTGCGATAGAAGGCGGCA CGCGCTCATCTGTCCAGGAAGCTGATCACGTCAACGTTACCACTCCCACAGCAAGGTCTCGTCAAACTGCCACGAAGTCATCTGGCCAAACCTTCACCTCACGTACAAAGATTCGAACA GATCCAACGGGATTCACCCTCTCTCTGCTGGAGCGAGCAAATTTGTCGCAATCATTACAAAACGTTATGAATCAGCTTGAATCAACCACATTAGCAGATAACCCATCAGGAAACGAACTAGTGGATCTACTAAGCAGCTTGAAG CCGGCTGAGCTTGCTCCCATTGTGAACGCGTTGCTTAATGGAGGCGTAATG ataaatgAGAACATGACAACTAGCCAGCTAATCGAGGAACTGAAACAGCATATGAATGTGACCAATGAAGCCCTTGCCGAGGCAAGTCACATATTTCTGGGCAACTAA